A stretch of Pseudomonas sp. LS.1a DNA encodes these proteins:
- the guaB gene encoding IMP dehydrogenase, protein MLRISQEALTFDDILLVPGYSEVLPNEVSLKTRLTRGIELNIPLVSAAMDTVTEARLAIAMAQEGGIGIIHKNMTIEQQASEVRKVKKFEAGVVKDPITIDADATVRDLFDLTRLNNISGVPVLANGDLVGIVTSRDVRFESRLDAKVRDVMTPKERLVTVREGANKNEVRELLHKHRLEKVLIVDDKFNLKGMMTVKDIEKAKAYPLASKDDQGRLRVGAAVGTGKDTGERVAALVAAGVDVVVVDTAHGHSKGVIDRVRWVKETYPQVQVIGGNIATGAAAKALAEAGADAVKVGIGPGSICTTRIVAGVGVPQISAIANVAAALEGTGVPLIADGGIRFSGDLSKAIVAGASCVMMGSMFAGTEEAPGEVELFQGRSYKAYRGMGSLGAMAQAQGSSDRYFQDSSAGAEKLVPEGIEGRVPYKGALAAIIHQLMGGLRSSMGYTGSATIEEMRTKPEFVRITGAGMAESHVHDVQITKEAPNYRVG, encoded by the coding sequence ATGCTGCGTATCAGCCAAGAAGCCCTGACCTTCGACGATATCCTCCTTGTACCTGGCTATTCCGAGGTACTGCCTAATGAAGTCAGTCTCAAGACCCGTTTGACCCGTGGCATCGAGCTGAACATTCCGCTGGTTTCCGCCGCCATGGATACCGTGACCGAAGCGCGCCTGGCCATTGCCATGGCCCAGGAAGGCGGCATCGGCATCATCCACAAGAACATGACCATCGAGCAGCAGGCCAGCGAAGTCCGCAAGGTCAAGAAGTTCGAGGCTGGCGTGGTCAAGGACCCGATCACCATCGACGCCGACGCCACCGTGCGCGACCTGTTCGACCTGACCCGCCTGAACAACATCTCCGGCGTTCCGGTGCTGGCGAACGGCGACCTGGTCGGCATCGTCACTTCCCGTGACGTGCGCTTCGAGAGCCGCCTGGACGCCAAGGTCCGCGACGTGATGACCCCCAAAGAGCGTCTGGTCACCGTCCGCGAAGGCGCCAACAAGAACGAAGTCCGCGAGCTGCTGCACAAGCACCGCCTGGAAAAAGTCCTGATCGTTGACGACAAGTTCAACCTCAAGGGCATGATGACCGTCAAGGACATCGAAAAGGCCAAGGCCTACCCGCTGGCCAGCAAGGACGACCAGGGTCGCCTGCGCGTCGGCGCCGCAGTCGGCACCGGCAAGGACACCGGCGAGCGCGTTGCCGCCCTGGTGGCTGCTGGCGTTGACGTCGTGGTGGTCGACACCGCTCACGGTCACTCCAAAGGCGTGATCGACCGCGTTCGCTGGGTCAAGGAAACCTACCCGCAAGTACAGGTAATCGGCGGCAACATCGCCACCGGCGCTGCCGCCAAGGCTCTGGCCGAAGCTGGCGCCGACGCGGTCAAGGTCGGTATCGGCCCAGGCTCGATCTGCACCACCCGTATCGTTGCCGGTGTCGGCGTGCCGCAAATCAGCGCCATCGCCAACGTTGCCGCTGCACTGGAAGGCACTGGCGTGCCGCTGATCGCCGACGGCGGCATCCGCTTCTCGGGTGACCTGTCCAAGGCCATCGTTGCCGGTGCTTCCTGCGTGATGATGGGTTCGATGTTCGCCGGTACCGAAGAGGCTCCGGGTGAAGTCGAACTGTTCCAGGGCCGTTCCTACAAGGCTTACCGCGGCATGGGCTCGCTGGGTGCCATGGCACAGGCGCAAGGCTCGTCCGACCGCTACTTCCAGGACTCCTCGGCCGGCGCCGAGAAGCTGGTACCGGAAGGCATCGAAGGCCGTGTTCCCTACAAGGGCGCCCTGGCCGCGATCATCCACCAGCTGATGGGCGGCCTGCGTTCGTCCATGGGCTATACCGGCAGCGCAACCATCGAAGAGATGCGCACCAAGCCGGAGTTCGTACGCATCACCGGTGCCGGCATGGCCGAGTCCCACGTGCATGACGTGCAGATCACCAAAGAAGCCCCTAACTACCGCGTAGGCTGA
- the guaA gene encoding glutamine-hydrolyzing GMP synthase — protein MALDIHAHRILILDFGSQYTQLIARRVREIGVYCELHPFDMDDEAIREFNPRGIILAGGPESVHEANSPRAPQAVFDLNVPVLGICYGMQTMAEQMGGKVEGSDLREFGYARVDVVGKSRLLDGIEDHIDADGVLGLDVWMSHGDKVTQMPGNFHVLASTPSCPIAGMFDDARGYYGVQFHPEVTHTKQGGRILSRFVQDICGCEALWTPSNIVEDAIAQVREQVGSANVLLGLSGGVDSSVVAALLHRAIGDQLTCVFVDNGLLRLHEGDQVMAMFKENMGVKVIRADAEKQFLDNLAGEADPEKKRKIIGRTFIDVFDAEASKLENIQFLAQGTIYPDVIESAGAKSGKAHVIKSHHNVGGLPEEMNLKLVEPLRELFKDEVRKIGLELGLPYDMVYRHPFPGPGLGVRILGEVKKEYADILRRADHIFIEELRKADWYHKTSQAFVVFQPVKSVGVVGDGRRYAWVVALRAVETVDFMTARWAHLPYELLETVSGRIINEIDGISRVTYDVSSKPPATIEWE, from the coding sequence ATGGCCCTCGACATTCACGCTCACCGCATCCTGATCCTCGATTTCGGTTCCCAGTACACCCAGCTGATCGCCCGCCGCGTGCGCGAAATCGGCGTGTACTGCGAGCTGCATCCGTTCGACATGGACGATGAAGCGATCCGCGAATTCAACCCGCGTGGCATCATCCTCGCCGGCGGCCCCGAGTCGGTCCACGAAGCCAACAGCCCACGCGCCCCGCAGGCGGTGTTCGACCTGAACGTACCGGTACTGGGCATCTGCTACGGCATGCAGACCATGGCCGAACAGATGGGCGGCAAGGTCGAAGGTTCCGACCTGCGTGAGTTCGGTTATGCCCGCGTTGACGTGGTCGGCAAGAGCCGCCTGCTCGATGGCATCGAAGACCACATCGACGCCGACGGCGTGCTGGGCCTGGACGTGTGGATGAGCCACGGCGACAAGGTCACCCAGATGCCGGGCAACTTCCACGTGCTGGCCAGCACCCCGAGCTGCCCGATCGCCGGCATGTTCGACGACGCGCGCGGCTACTACGGCGTGCAGTTCCACCCGGAAGTGACCCACACCAAGCAGGGCGGTCGCATCCTGTCCCGCTTCGTGCAGGACATCTGCGGCTGTGAAGCCCTGTGGACCCCGTCCAACATCGTCGAAGACGCCATTGCCCAGGTGCGTGAGCAGGTCGGTTCGGCCAACGTCCTGCTGGGCCTGTCCGGCGGCGTCGACAGCTCGGTGGTTGCTGCGCTGCTGCACCGCGCCATCGGCGACCAGCTGACCTGCGTATTCGTCGACAACGGCCTGCTGCGCCTGCACGAAGGCGACCAGGTGATGGCCATGTTCAAGGAGAACATGGGCGTCAAGGTCATCCGTGCCGACGCTGAAAAGCAGTTCCTCGACAACCTGGCCGGCGAAGCCGACCCGGAGAAGAAGCGCAAGATCATCGGCCGCACCTTCATCGACGTGTTCGATGCCGAAGCCAGCAAACTGGAAAACATCCAGTTCCTCGCCCAGGGCACCATCTACCCGGACGTGATCGAGTCGGCTGGCGCCAAGAGCGGCAAGGCCCACGTGATCAAGTCGCACCACAACGTTGGTGGCCTGCCGGAGGAAATGAACCTCAAGCTGGTCGAGCCGCTGCGTGAACTGTTCAAGGACGAAGTGCGCAAGATCGGCCTGGAGCTGGGCCTGCCGTACGACATGGTCTACCGCCACCCGTTCCCAGGCCCGGGCCTGGGCGTGCGCATCCTCGGTGAAGTGAAGAAGGAATACGCCGACATCCTGCGTCGCGCCGACCACATCTTCATCGAAGAGCTGCGCAAGGCCGACTGGTACCACAAGACCAGCCAGGCATTCGTGGTGTTCCAGCCGGTCAAGTCGGTGGGTGTCGTTGGCGACGGCCGTCGCTACGCCTGGGTCGTGGCCCTGCGTGCCGTCGAGACCGTGGACTTCATGACCGCGCGCTGGGCGCACCTGCCGTACGAGCTGCTGGAAACCGTCAGCGGCCGTATCATCAACGAAATCGACGGTATCTCGCGCGTGACCTACGACGTTTCGAGCAAGCCGCCGGCCACTATCGAGTGGGAATAA
- a CDS encoding multicopper oxidase family protein — translation MSFTRRQMLKGLTGLVVVGLGAGGAARYWLGKVEDDNAGHDYELIAAPLDVELVPGHKTEAWAFGPSAPGTELRVRQGTWLRVRFINHLPVETTIHWHGIRLPLEMDGVPYVSQLPVKPGEYFDYKFRVPDAGSYWYHPHVSSSEELGRGLVGPLIVEEREPTGFQHERTLSLKNWHVDEQGAWLPFSIPREAARNGTAGRLITINGQADSVTELPAGQVVRVRLLNLDNTWTYRINLKGNCEARIYALDGNPVTPRPLDDDYWLGPGMRICLAIRIPEAGEEISLRDGFVRLGTLRSVASNDAPSDWPPALPPNPIAEPDLENAEKLNFNFEWAAKVSVTSDQDRPSSMWQINGQAWDITDKTCAERPIATLKQGKSYIFELKNMTQYQHPIHLHGMSFKVIGSNRHDIKEPWFTDTYLLGKNERAQVALVADNPGTWMFHCHVIDHMETGLMAAIAVV, via the coding sequence ATGTCCTTCACCCGTCGACAAATGCTCAAGGGCCTGACCGGCCTGGTTGTGGTTGGCCTGGGCGCCGGTGGCGCAGCGCGTTACTGGCTGGGCAAGGTCGAAGACGACAACGCCGGCCACGACTACGAGCTCATCGCCGCCCCTCTGGACGTCGAGTTGGTGCCTGGGCACAAGACCGAGGCCTGGGCCTTCGGCCCGTCGGCACCGGGTACCGAACTGCGCGTACGCCAGGGCACCTGGCTGCGGGTGCGCTTCATCAACCACCTGCCGGTCGAAACCACCATCCACTGGCACGGCATCCGCCTGCCGCTGGAAATGGACGGCGTGCCTTATGTGTCGCAGCTGCCGGTCAAGCCGGGCGAGTACTTCGACTACAAGTTCCGCGTGCCGGACGCCGGCAGCTACTGGTACCACCCGCACGTCAGCAGCTCCGAGGAACTGGGGCGGGGCCTGGTCGGCCCGCTGATTGTCGAGGAGCGCGAGCCGACCGGCTTTCAGCATGAGCGCACGCTCAGCCTGAAGAACTGGCACGTGGACGAGCAGGGCGCCTGGTTGCCTTTCAGCATTCCGCGTGAGGCCGCGCGCAACGGCACCGCCGGGCGCCTGATCACCATCAATGGCCAGGCCGATTCGGTCACCGAACTGCCAGCCGGCCAGGTGGTGCGGGTGCGTCTGCTGAACCTCGATAACACCTGGACCTACCGCATCAACCTCAAGGGCAACTGCGAGGCAAGAATCTATGCCCTGGACGGCAACCCGGTAACCCCGCGCCCATTGGACGATGACTACTGGCTCGGCCCAGGCATGCGTATCTGCCTGGCTATCCGTATTCCCGAGGCGGGCGAGGAAATCTCCCTGCGCGACGGCTTCGTGCGCCTGGGCACCTTGCGTTCGGTGGCCAGCAACGACGCGCCGAGCGACTGGCCACCGGCGCTGCCGCCCAACCCGATCGCCGAGCCGGACCTGGAGAATGCCGAGAAGCTGAACTTCAATTTCGAGTGGGCGGCGAAAGTCTCGGTCACTTCGGACCAGGACAGGCCGTCGAGCATGTGGCAGATCAACGGCCAGGCCTGGGATATCACCGACAAGACCTGCGCCGAGCGGCCGATCGCCACGCTGAAGCAGGGCAAGAGCTACATCTTCGAGCTGAAGAACATGACCCAGTACCAGCACCCGATCCACCTGCACGGCATGAGCTTCAAGGTGATCGGCTCCAACCGCCATGACATCAAGGAACCGTGGTTCACCGACACCTACCTGCTGGGCAAGAACGAGCGCGCCCAGGTGGCGCTGGTGGCGGATAACCCGGGCACCTGGATGTTCCACTGCCACGTCATCGACCACATGGAAACCGGCCTGATGGCCGCGATCGCGGTGGTCTGA
- the tadA gene encoding tRNA adenosine(34) deaminase TadA — MRPQIIDRSRDQEFMRLALTLAAEGAAMGEVPVGAVLVQHGQVIGQGFNRPIIDSDPSAHAEMVAIRAAAKSASNYRLPGSTLYVTLEPCSMCAGLIVHSRVMRVVYGALEPKAGIVQSQGKFFGQGFLNHRVMVEGGVLAEECGQILSDFFKARRAKS; from the coding sequence ATGCGCCCGCAGATCATCGATCGCAGCCGTGATCAGGAATTCATGCGCCTGGCCCTGACCCTGGCCGCCGAAGGCGCGGCAATGGGGGAGGTGCCAGTGGGCGCGGTGCTGGTGCAGCATGGGCAGGTGATCGGGCAGGGCTTCAACCGGCCGATCATCGACAGTGACCCCAGTGCGCATGCCGAGATGGTGGCCATTCGCGCGGCAGCGAAATCCGCCAGTAACTACCGGCTGCCCGGCAGCACCCTGTACGTGACCCTGGAGCCGTGCAGCATGTGTGCGGGGTTGATCGTGCATTCGCGGGTGATGCGGGTGGTGTACGGCGCGCTGGAGCCCAAGGCGGGGATCGTGCAGAGTCAGGGGAAGTTCTTCGGGCAGGGCTTCCTCAACCACCGGGTGATGGTGGAGGGCGGGGTACTGGCGGAGGAGTGCGGGCAGATCCTCAGTGACTTCTTCAAGGCTCGCCGGGCCAAGTCTTGA